The Ciconia boyciana chromosome 22, ASM3463844v1, whole genome shotgun sequence genome has a window encoding:
- the MED24 gene encoding mediator of RNA polymerase II transcription subunit 24 isoform X5, translating to MVSYSTVLTAISKFDDFSRDLCVQSLLEIMDMFCDRLSCHGKAEECIGLCRALMSALNWLLRCAAFYAEKVKETLEQAAAESQLKMCLERLEKMLGSTKNRALIHIAKLEETSSWSTVEQSLVKLGENLNSLSNSPLRSQADDCISLIKSIPTMLSVHSEQLNKTGFPTVHAVVLLEGTMNLTGETQPLVEQLMMVKRMQRIPSPLFVLEIWKACFVGLIESPEGTEELKWTAFTFLKIPQVLVKLKKYPQGEKDFTEDVNCAFEFLLKLTPLLDKADQRCNCDCTSLLLQECSKQGLLSEANMTNLIAKRTADREHAPRLKSAENANIQPNPGLILRAEPTVTNILKTMDADHSKSPEGLLGVLGHMLSGKSLDLLLAAAAATGKLKSFARKFIKLNEFTKHINGESSKSASVRALLFDISFLMLCHVAQTYGSEMILSESSPAGEVPFFETWMLTCMPEEGKILNPDHPCFRPDSTKVESLVALLNNSSEMKLVQMKWHEACLSISAAILEILNAWENSVLTFESIQKITNNIKGKVCSMAVCAVAWLVAHVRMLGLDEREKSLQMIRQLATPLYGENTLQFYNERVVIMSSILEHMCADVLQQTATQIKFPSTGMDTIPYWNLLPPKKPIKEVLTGVFTKVLEKGWVDSCSIHIFDTLLHMGGVYWFCNNLVKELLKETRKEHTLRAVELLYAIFCLDMQQLTLTLLGHILPNLLTDSSKWHTLMDPPGKALAKWAGSTSQCPCSVPRLSVWCALSSYSSHNKGQASARQKKRHREDIEDYISLFPLDDTQPSKLMRLLSSNEEDANILSSPNRSMSSSLSASQLHTVSMRDPLNRVLANLFLLISSILGAKTAGTHTQFVQWFMEECVDCLEQGSRGSILQFMPFTMVSELVKVSTMSSPKIVLAITDLSLPLGRRVAAKAIAAL from the exons ATGGTGTCTTATTCCACGGTCCTGACGGCCATCAGCAAG TTTGATGACTTCTCCCGGGACCTGTGTGTCCAGTCGCTGCTGGAGATCATGGACATGTTCTGCGACCGCCTCAG ctgccaCGGCAAAGCAGAGGAGTGCATCGGCCTCTGCCGGGCGCTGATGAGTGCCCTCAACTGGCTCCTGCGCTGCGCAGCCTTCTACGCCGAGAAGGTGAAGGAGACGCTGGAGCAGGCGGCAGCTGAGAGCCAGCTGAAGATGTGTCTGGAGCGGCTGGAGAAGATGCTCGGTAGCACCAAGAACCGCGCCCTGATCCACATAGCGAAGCTGGAGGAGACGT cctcctggAGCACTGTGGAGCAGTCCCTCGTCAAGCTGGGGGAGAACCTGAACAGCCTCAGCAACTCCCCGCTGCGAAGCCAGGCTGACGACTGCATCTCCCTCATCAAGAG CATCCCCACCATGCTCTCGGTCCACTCTGAGCAGCTGAACAAGACCGGCTTCCCCACTGTGCATGCTGTGGTGCTGCTGGAAGGGACCATGAACCTCACGGGAGAGACCCAGCCGCTGGTGGAGCAGCTGATGATGGTGAAGAGGATGCAG CGCATCCCTTCCCCGCTCTTTGTGCTGGAGATCTGGAAGGCCTGTTTTGTGGGCCTCATCGAGTCCCCGGAGGGCACGGAGGAGCTGAAGTGGACAGCCTTCACCTTCCTGAAG ATCCCCCAGGTCCTGGTGAAACTCAAGAAGTATCCCCAAGGGGAGAAG GACTTCACCGAGGATGTGAACTGTGCCTTCGAGTTCCTGCTGAAGCTGACCCCTCTGCTCGACAAAGCAGATCAGCGATGCAA cTGCGACTGCAcgagcctgctcctgcaggagTGCAGCAAGCAGGGGCTGCTTTCAGAGGCCAACATGACCAACCTGATTGCCAAACG GACGGCGGACAGAGAACACGCTCCGCGCTTGAAATCGGCAGAGAATGCCAACATCCAGCCGAACCCGGGGCTCATCCTGAGGGCTGAGCCGACTGTCACCAACATCCTGAAG accATGGATGCGGATCACTCCAAGTCACCCGAGGGCTTGCTGGGGGTCTTGGGTCACATGCTGTCTGGGAAGAGCCTGGACTTGCTgctggcagcggcagcagcgacGGGCAAGCTGAAATCCTTTGCTCGGAAGTTCATCAA GCTGAACGAATTCACGAAACACATCAACGGCGAAAGCT cCAAATCAGCCTCGGTTCGGGCCCTGCTCTTCGACATCTCTTTCCTCATGCTGTGCCATGTGGCCCAGACCTACGGCTCAGAG ATGATCCTGTCAGAGTCGAGCCCGGCGGGCGAGGTGCCCTTTTTCGAGACCTGGATGCTGACCTGCATGCCCGAGGAGGGGAAGATCCTCAACCCTGACCACCCCTGCTTCCGCCCCGACTCCACCAAGGTGGAGTCCCTGGTCGCCCTCCTCAACAACTCCTCCGAGATGAAGCTGGT GCAGATGAAGTGGCACGAGGCATGTCTGAGCATCTCAGCTGCCATCCTGGAGATCCTCAACGCCTGGGAGAACAGCGTCCTCACCTTTGAGTCAATCCAG AAAATCACAAACAACATCAAGGGGAAGGTGTGCAGCATGGCGGTGTGTGCGGTGGCCTGGCTGGTGGCCCACGTCCGCATGCTGGGCTTGGATGAGCGGGAGAAGTCCCTGCAGATGATCCGGCAGCTGGCCACCCCCCTGTACGGCGAGAACACGCTGCAGTTCTACAATGAGCG TGTGGTGATCATGAGCTCCATCCTGGAGCACATGTGCGCGGACGTCCTGCAGCAGACGGCCACGCAGATCAAGTTCCCCTCCACGGGCATGGACACCATCCCCTACTGGAACCTGCTGCCCCCCAAGAAGCCCATCAAGGAGGTGCTGACGGGTGTGTTCACCAAGGtgctggagaagggctgggTTGACAGCTGCTCCATCCACATCTTCGACACCCTGCTGCACATGGGGGGCGTCTACTGGTTCTGCAACAACCTGGTCAAG gagctgctgaaggagacgCGGAAGGAGCACACGCTGCGGGCTGTGGAGCTGCTCTATGCCATCTTCTGCCTGGACATGCAGCAGCTGACGCTGACCCTGCTGGGCCACATCCTGCCCAACCTGCTCACAGACTCCTCCAAGTGGCACACCCTCATGGACCCGCCGGGAAAGGCTCTGGCCAA GTGGGCTGGCAGCACCTCGCAGtgtccctgctctgtccccaggctcTCTGTCTGGTGTGCCCTGAGCTCCTACTCTTCCCACAACAAGGGCCAGGCGTCCGCCAGGCAGAAGAAGAGGCACCGAGAGGATATTGAG gATTACATCAGCCTGTTCCCGCTGGACGACACACAGCCCTCCAAGCTCATGCGCCTGCTGAGCTCCAATGAGGAAGACGCCAACATCCTCTCCAGCCCCA ATCGCTCGATGAGCAGCTCGCTCTCCGCCTCCCAGCTTCACACCGTCAGCATGAGGGACCCGCTCAACAGGGTGCTAG CaaacctcttcctcctcatctctTCCATCCTGGGGGCCAAGACAGCCGGCACCCACACCCAGTTTGTCCAGTGGTTCATGGAGGAGTGCGTGGACTgcctggagcagggcagccgTGGCAGCATCCTCCAGTTCATGCCCTTCACCATG GTTTCGGAGCTGGTGAAAGTGTCCACCATGTCCAGTCCCAAAATTGTCCTGGCCATCACGGATCTCAGCCTGCCCTTGGGCCGCCGTGTCGCTGCCAAGGCCATTGCCGCACTGTGA
- the MED24 gene encoding mediator of RNA polymerase II transcription subunit 24 isoform X4 has translation MKVVNLKQAILQAWKERWSDYQWAINMKRFFPRGATWDILNLAEALLEQAMIGPSPNPLILSYLKYAISSQMVSYSTVLTAISKFDDFSRDLCVQSLLEIMDMFCDRLSCHGKAEECIGLCRALMSALNWLLRCAAFYAEKVKETLEQAAAESQLKMCLERLEKMLGSTKNRALIHIAKLEETSSWSTVEQSLVKLGENLNSLSNSPLRSQADDCISLIKSIPTMLSVHSEQLNKTGFPTVHAVVLLEGTMNLTGETQPLVEQLMMVKRMQRIPSPLFVLEIWKACFVGLIESPEGTEELKWTAFTFLKIPQVLVKLKKYPQGEKDFTEDVNCAFEFLLKLTPLLDKADQRCKTADREHAPRLKSAENANIQPNPGLILRAEPTVTNILKTMDADHSKSPEGLLGVLGHMLSGKSLDLLLAAAAATGKLKSFARKFIKLNEFTKHINGESSKSASVRALLFDISFLMLCHVAQTYGSEMILSESSPAGEVPFFETWMLTCMPEEGKILNPDHPCFRPDSTKVESLVALLNNSSEMKLVQMKWHEACLSISAAILEILNAWENSVLTFESIQKITNNIKGKVCSMAVCAVAWLVAHVRMLGLDEREKSLQMIRQLATPLYGENTLQFYNERVVIMSSILEHMCADVLQQTATQIKFPSTGMDTIPYWNLLPPKKPIKEVLTGVFTKVLEKGWVDSCSIHIFDTLLHMGGVYWFCNNLVKELLKETRKEHTLRAVELLYAIFCLDMQQLTLTLLGHILPNLLTDSSKWHTLMDPPGKALAKLSVWCALSSYSSHNKGQASARQKKRHREDIEDYISLFPLDDTQPSKLMRLLSSNEEDANILSSPNRSMSSSLSASQLHTVSMRDPLNRVLANLFLLISSILGAKTAGTHTQFVQWFMEECVDCLEQGSRGSILQFMPFTMVSELVKVSTMSSPKIVLAITDLSLPLGRRVAAKAIAAL, from the exons ATGGTGTCTTATTCCACGGTCCTGACGGCCATCAGCAAG TTTGATGACTTCTCCCGGGACCTGTGTGTCCAGTCGCTGCTGGAGATCATGGACATGTTCTGCGACCGCCTCAG ctgccaCGGCAAAGCAGAGGAGTGCATCGGCCTCTGCCGGGCGCTGATGAGTGCCCTCAACTGGCTCCTGCGCTGCGCAGCCTTCTACGCCGAGAAGGTGAAGGAGACGCTGGAGCAGGCGGCAGCTGAGAGCCAGCTGAAGATGTGTCTGGAGCGGCTGGAGAAGATGCTCGGTAGCACCAAGAACCGCGCCCTGATCCACATAGCGAAGCTGGAGGAGACGT cctcctggAGCACTGTGGAGCAGTCCCTCGTCAAGCTGGGGGAGAACCTGAACAGCCTCAGCAACTCCCCGCTGCGAAGCCAGGCTGACGACTGCATCTCCCTCATCAAGAG CATCCCCACCATGCTCTCGGTCCACTCTGAGCAGCTGAACAAGACCGGCTTCCCCACTGTGCATGCTGTGGTGCTGCTGGAAGGGACCATGAACCTCACGGGAGAGACCCAGCCGCTGGTGGAGCAGCTGATGATGGTGAAGAGGATGCAG CGCATCCCTTCCCCGCTCTTTGTGCTGGAGATCTGGAAGGCCTGTTTTGTGGGCCTCATCGAGTCCCCGGAGGGCACGGAGGAGCTGAAGTGGACAGCCTTCACCTTCCTGAAG ATCCCCCAGGTCCTGGTGAAACTCAAGAAGTATCCCCAAGGGGAGAAG GACTTCACCGAGGATGTGAACTGTGCCTTCGAGTTCCTGCTGAAGCTGACCCCTCTGCTCGACAAAGCAGATCAGCGATGCAA GACGGCGGACAGAGAACACGCTCCGCGCTTGAAATCGGCAGAGAATGCCAACATCCAGCCGAACCCGGGGCTCATCCTGAGGGCTGAGCCGACTGTCACCAACATCCTGAAG accATGGATGCGGATCACTCCAAGTCACCCGAGGGCTTGCTGGGGGTCTTGGGTCACATGCTGTCTGGGAAGAGCCTGGACTTGCTgctggcagcggcagcagcgacGGGCAAGCTGAAATCCTTTGCTCGGAAGTTCATCAA GCTGAACGAATTCACGAAACACATCAACGGCGAAAGCT cCAAATCAGCCTCGGTTCGGGCCCTGCTCTTCGACATCTCTTTCCTCATGCTGTGCCATGTGGCCCAGACCTACGGCTCAGAG ATGATCCTGTCAGAGTCGAGCCCGGCGGGCGAGGTGCCCTTTTTCGAGACCTGGATGCTGACCTGCATGCCCGAGGAGGGGAAGATCCTCAACCCTGACCACCCCTGCTTCCGCCCCGACTCCACCAAGGTGGAGTCCCTGGTCGCCCTCCTCAACAACTCCTCCGAGATGAAGCTGGT GCAGATGAAGTGGCACGAGGCATGTCTGAGCATCTCAGCTGCCATCCTGGAGATCCTCAACGCCTGGGAGAACAGCGTCCTCACCTTTGAGTCAATCCAG AAAATCACAAACAACATCAAGGGGAAGGTGTGCAGCATGGCGGTGTGTGCGGTGGCCTGGCTGGTGGCCCACGTCCGCATGCTGGGCTTGGATGAGCGGGAGAAGTCCCTGCAGATGATCCGGCAGCTGGCCACCCCCCTGTACGGCGAGAACACGCTGCAGTTCTACAATGAGCG TGTGGTGATCATGAGCTCCATCCTGGAGCACATGTGCGCGGACGTCCTGCAGCAGACGGCCACGCAGATCAAGTTCCCCTCCACGGGCATGGACACCATCCCCTACTGGAACCTGCTGCCCCCCAAGAAGCCCATCAAGGAGGTGCTGACGGGTGTGTTCACCAAGGtgctggagaagggctgggTTGACAGCTGCTCCATCCACATCTTCGACACCCTGCTGCACATGGGGGGCGTCTACTGGTTCTGCAACAACCTGGTCAAG gagctgctgaaggagacgCGGAAGGAGCACACGCTGCGGGCTGTGGAGCTGCTCTATGCCATCTTCTGCCTGGACATGCAGCAGCTGACGCTGACCCTGCTGGGCCACATCCTGCCCAACCTGCTCACAGACTCCTCCAAGTGGCACACCCTCATGGACCCGCCGGGAAAGGCTCTGGCCAA gctcTCTGTCTGGTGTGCCCTGAGCTCCTACTCTTCCCACAACAAGGGCCAGGCGTCCGCCAGGCAGAAGAAGAGGCACCGAGAGGATATTGAG gATTACATCAGCCTGTTCCCGCTGGACGACACACAGCCCTCCAAGCTCATGCGCCTGCTGAGCTCCAATGAGGAAGACGCCAACATCCTCTCCAGCCCCA ATCGCTCGATGAGCAGCTCGCTCTCCGCCTCCCAGCTTCACACCGTCAGCATGAGGGACCCGCTCAACAGGGTGCTAG CaaacctcttcctcctcatctctTCCATCCTGGGGGCCAAGACAGCCGGCACCCACACCCAGTTTGTCCAGTGGTTCATGGAGGAGTGCGTGGACTgcctggagcagggcagccgTGGCAGCATCCTCCAGTTCATGCCCTTCACCATG GTTTCGGAGCTGGTGAAAGTGTCCACCATGTCCAGTCCCAAAATTGTCCTGGCCATCACGGATCTCAGCCTGCCCTTGGGCCGCCGTGTCGCTGCCAAGGCCATTGCCGCACTGTGA